The DNA region CCAGCAACTGCATGGTCATTAAATTGCCGCCCAACACTAAAATCTTTAAGATGCCAGTTCAAGCGCCGACTGCCTCAAAGGAATCGCATACAGTTAGCCTGAGTGACAAGGAAATGTTGAACAGTGTCCTCAAAATTCCGCAGGCGATAAGTATAAGCAAAGTCAAATCGGTGGATAATACTGCAACTATTTCCAACCCTACGACTATCAAAACTGTGTTGCCGGCTCAAACCCACAGCCGATCATCCTGCTTCCTCGTCGACGCTTTTAACAAATCGGAAAGTCGCCCCGAATCCATGAAGATAATTACGGAATTTCGTAATCAAATACGCTCCATAGAGAAGACATTGCCACTGCCGGGAACAGTGCTGCAATCTTCAAAGATAAATAATGATCTTCCACCTTTACCTCCGTTGGTTGGTCCAGATGCACCCAAGCCCGTTGAACTGACTCTCAACCCACTATGTTTTATAGTGGCCAAGGAACTACAGATCCAGTATCCACTCTACCGTTTTATGTGGACCTGTCCGCATTGCCAGCGATTCTTCGAGAAGCACTGTGCATTTCGAATGCACCTGACTAGCAAGCATGATTTGACCCAAGAAAAATTGAACAGCCTCAAAGTGATATTAATGCCTTACAAAagtaagtatatatatattgttgccGCTCTATTATTAGGCGTTAAAAAAACGTGCACGGATACCGCTGTAGAGATTTGAGACTTTAACTCTATGCCCACAAAGTGCACGaacataaaactaaaaaatgttctcCGATGAGCCTGGCCGTTTGAGCTTCGAACCAGGAACAGATACGGAACATACAAGCTTCTCTATCACTTTTCTTTTCTACACTGATCATCTGTAGTCaattaacatatttttatcTCCACTTTAGTTCTCTCATTGGATTCATCAGACTCTGAGCCTAAGCTTGCGCATGTGCCATTGCCAACGAATTTGGAAACGAAGCCACAAGTGCCAGAATCTACTCCAAATCAAGACAAGACTGTTAATTTGCCATTTCTGCAAAACGATGCAGCACCTTTGAAGGATCAAACACCGGCATTATCATATCTTACTTCTAACAAAGATTCAACATCCCCAATGAAAAATCCAGATAAATCAAATGGCTCAAAGAAGTCAAAGAAGAATCAAGGAAAAATTGCTCAGTTTCAGTGCACGGACTGCTCCAAAGTATTTACTACTTTCGGGGCCCTACGCATCCACAAGACAATCCACACAGGCGAGCTGCCGCACAAATGCAGCTATTGTGACAAACGTTTCCGTACTCCTGGTCAGGTGCGTGTGCACCACCGTCGTCACACCGGAGAAAAGCCGTTTAAATGCAAGGTAAGGATTaatctgtagcattagttgcaTGAATTATTACTGCAGTGTAACAATGTTTtgtcattattattataatctCTTGTATCTTTGTAGGTTTGCTCATTGGATTTCACTCATCGGGAAACTTTGATTTCCCATCTTTCGCGCCATATTGGAATGAAACGTTATAAATGCTATGGATGCGATAAATACTTTGTAGTCGTCAGCGGTTTGCGAGCCCATCGCCGCCTACGTCCTGACACTTGCGGCAAGGTGAAGTTCACAGCTCGAGCTCACGGCCCCCGGGTGCGGGTCATCCGGGGAGAAGTGATCTTTGAACATCACCCAGAACACAATGGATACCTACGCAGTGAGGATCCGCTTAACATTTTGTCCCAACGTGATCAGACCGACTCAAACCCACCCGAAACAATGTAGGGTATAAGCTAATTGTTATGTTTTCCTTATTTTACCACTTTAGCTTTGCCATtatgatatattttttagtattttttaaaaatgcgATAAGGGATATAGAAGTAAGACCTTGATCCATAGGAAAGAATTACAAAAGATATTGCCatgaattataattttttaatattcgaTTTTTGACccaaatatatttgtttatgaAATTACACTCCAATTCATGTATGACTGTGTGGCGGTATTAAGGTTGTTCAAAAAATCTCTTATCAAGcaattcaaaattttaaaagctaTTACCCTATAATAATTTGGAAGCCATGACCATGAAAGCTGATAACAATTTTATTATACTAAGTTGATAATTAAGAGCAAATCAAATTGCATTAAGAAAAGGTGCattaaattggttttattttattacggTCGtttagtatttatttttaaatctcaGGACTTCTTCTATGAGGGTTTCATGTTGCTGAACATCGTTAGAAGTTATGTATTTGTTAATCGCATTAAAAACCTCACTTTCCTGGGCTATGGTTGCCAGAGTCAGCTTCGTTTTCATTTGGGTGGCACCTTCCGTAAATTTATTATGCACTTTCTCATCCTCCTTGGCGAATTCACTGGCAACGCCCAGTAATCCGATAAGGCTCATTCCAATTGTTTTTGACTCGGGTGCCGATTGAGATAAGCTGTCCTTGAGACCTTCAAACACGCCTTGTAGATCGTAGACGTAGACATATTTCTCAGCAGTAGAGCCATGCTGACGGAGGTTCTTGCCGCGGTTAATATAGCTCTCTAGGACAGATGTTCCCGGTCCACGTTCCTCAACCGGCACACTATCCACTATCTGCTGCACAAAATTAACTGTGACGACCAGCATATTGTGAATTTGAATGCCACGAATGGTCTCGGCATAGCGAAAGAATTGAGACAGGATCTCCTTTTGTGACCTTGGAGGTGCAGCACAGGTAAGGCTCTGCGGAATATGCATACGATTTAATAAAGaatcagttttttttttaatacatacCAAAACAGAGagcaaaaatataaatgtgcaCCGCATCTTCGTCATGACTTAATTCGACCAACAAATTTGGGAACAGACTTcggatttttatacccttgccaCACATAACGAATCGCCTCTTCATTAATGTATTAGTATTGCATTGAtatgaaatgtgaaattgacTTCGGCAGAAGAGGAGAGCGCTCATGATCTAGAATGATGAAATCTCCTTATCAGCATCACAAAGAGAGAAGAGTCGATAGAAGCTAATACGTTTGGCAACAAATGAAAGCGGAAGCCAGTACACTTAAAACAAAAAGTCTcttaatttcttttatttcatcttttattatttcttgtCATTCGGTTTTGCAGTTTTTTGAAaatgataaattatttgtatagTAAGAAGAGTCAAGGGAAAAGTGCTCAGATTCAGTGCACGGACTGCTCCAAAGTATTTACTACTTTCGGGGCCCTACGCATCCACAAGACAATCCACACGGCGCGCTGCCGCACAAATGCAGCTATTGTGACAAACGTTTCCGCACTCCTGGTCAGGTGCGTGTGCACCACCGTCTTCACACCGAAGAAAAGCCGTTTAAATGAAAGGTAAGGATTaatctgtagcattagttgcaTAATTTAATACTGCAATGGAACAGTGTTTTGTCAATATTATTGTAATCAATTGTATCTTTGTAGGTTTGCTCATTGGATTTCACTCATCGGGAAACTCTGATTTCCCATCTTTTGCGCCATATTGGAATGAAGCGTTATAAATGCTATGGATGCGATAAATACTTTGTAGTCGTCAGCGGTTTACGAGCTCATCGCCGCCTACGTCCTGACACTTGCGGCAAGGTGAAGTTCACAGCTCGAGCTCACGGCCCCCGGGTGCGGGTCATCCGGGGAGAAGTGATCTTTGAACATCACCCAGAACACAATGGATACCTACGCAGTGAGGATCCGCTTAACATTTTGTCCCAACGTGATCAGACCGACTCAAACCCACCCGAAACAATGTAGGGTATAAGCCTAATTGTTATGTGTTCCTTATTTTACCACTTTAGCTTTGCCATTCTGATATATTTtgtagtattttttaaaaatgcgATAAGGGATATCGAAGAAAGACCTTGATCTATAGGAAAGAATTACAAAAGATTTTGCCatgaattataattttttaatattcgaTTTTTGACccaaatatatttgtttatgaAAATACACTCCAATTCATGTATGACTTTGTGGCGGTATTAAGGTTGTTCAAAACATCTCTTATCAAGCaattgaaaaatttaaaagctaTTACCCTATAATAATTTGGAAGCCATGACAACAATTTTATTATACTAAGTTGATAATTAAGAGCAAATCAAATTGCATTAAAAAAAGGTGtattaaattggttttattttattacagTCGTTTAGTACTTATTTTTGAATCTCAGGACTTCTTTTATGAGGGTTTCATGTTGCTGAACATCATTAGAAGTTATGTATTTGTTAATCGCATTAAAAACCTCACTTTCCTGGGCTATGGTTGCCAGAGTCAGTTTCGTTTTCATTTGGGTGGCACCTTCCGTAAATTTATTATGCAATTTCTCATACTCCTTGGTGACTTCACTGGGATAGCCCTTTGATGCGATACGGGACATTTCAGTTTTTTGAAACTCAGATAAGCTGTCATTTAGATCATCGCCTGGTTGACCGTAGATGTGTTCATATTTCTCAGCAGTAGAGCCATGCTGAAGGAGGTTCCTGCCGCGGTTAATATAGCTCTGTTGGACAGATGTTCCCGGTCCACGTTCCTCAACCGGCACACTATCCACTATCTGCTGCAAAACATTAACTAAGGCGCCCAGCATATTGTGAATATGAATGCCACGAATGGTCTCGGCATAGCGAAAGAATTGAGACAGGATCTCCTTTTGCGATCTTGGAGGTGCAGCACAGGTAAGGCTCTGCGGAATATGCATACGATTCAATAAAGaatcagttttttttttaatacatacCAAAACAGAGagcaaaaatataaatgtgcaCCGCATCTTCGTCATGACTTAATTCGACTCAAAAATTTTGGAACAGACTTcggatttttatacccttgccaCACATAACGAATCGCCTCTTCATTAATGTATTAGTATTGAATTGAtatgaaatgtgaaattgacTTCGGCAGAAGAGGAGAGCGATCATGATCTAGAATGATGAAATCTCCTTATCAGCATCACAAAGAGAGAAGAGTCGATAGAAGCTAATACGTTTGGCAACAAATGAAAGCGGAAGCCAGTACACTTAAAACAAAAAGTCTCTTACTTTCttttatttcatcttttattatttcttgtCATTCGGTTTTGCAGTTTTTTGAAAATGATAAATTAATTGTATGGTATTATTAAACGTAATATGATATTCTTAATCATAAATTAATGCGAAATACATACGCTCATCTGTTTCTCGATTAGTATAATCATTATATTGTTTGCTTGTCTGTGTATCAtgttacatttaaaattgttatatCTTTCTATTTGGTAAAACATATAaaacaatttatattttaacaaaatttGACAAGCCGACAAATTTGtgtaatatacaatatattcgTACTTTTCAattgatttatatgttaagtTTAATACGATTGCAACACTCTGCGTGGGTACCTTTATCTAGACATCTATTGTTGCTAGCGCTATAGTTTAATTTAGTATCTCTCGTTTCATCCCAAACATGCCCAGCCGGCCAACATCGCCGCAAAATTTACTACTTCCTAACACATCCGATCCAATTGGCAGGGGCAACGCGCTAAAGTTGTTATAACAAATACTTTTATTCcgtataaatatttagtttaCATATGACTATTGTTGTTTAACATGTGTTTCAGCTAATAATTTAGTGTTTGCTTTTAAGCATTTGCTTGCTAactttttgtatatatttatgtataaaTACGAGGCCGAATTTAAACGTTCTGCAAAACAGCTTATCAGttatatacattattatgTACCTTAACACCTATTGCCAATGTCttgatttatgttttttttttgctggttttgctttattttatGGTAAAAATTATATGCTACAGTACATATCTACAGTTATCATTCTAATCTGTTCGCTTGGTTAATATCTATGCCTTCATACACCTTAGGTACAATAATTGTTTAGCTTTTCGATCTAAATTACACATACATACGTGGCTAGCTTGGGTATCGACTGTGGTATATACAGGAATGTACTGGGGAACTGAATAGAAGTTGTGGGAATGAGGTTAAAGTTTCAATTAGCTGCTTAGCTGGAAGTTGCGTCTGTGTCTCCTATCGGTTTTAAGAATTAGAACCGTCTGTTAGCTACCAAGACATCGATCAGTCCTTCAAATTCGTCATTTATTATAGGGGAGATCAAAACTTAAGTCGTGTTTGAAAACTTATTTTAGAATCTAGCTGCCTTATAGAATATGCACTATGCAAGACTTTTGACTAATTGCACGGATTGTTTATACTGGTTTCCAACAACCTAGGCATAAAAACTGATTAACATAGCGTTATTTGATTGATTGTATTACTCATAcgtttatatattataatggCAATTGGAATTTGCTGCCAATTCGCCAGAAGATTGCGATTTAAATCAAATGGCTTCTACTTTCGACCCTATCCATGCTTTCGAGATTTGATTTAGGCGGTAAGACTAATAGCTACCAAGTCCTTAGTTCAAATATGTATCGGTTTCCAGTGGTCCGCCCCATTCATGGCCATTCTGGTGGCAGTTCCACGAACAACAAGTTGATTGACTTCCTCCTCCATTAGCGAGCAAAATCTTGATGCACATATAGAAGTGCATATGGGCTGATATATAAATTTCTGATAATTAAACGTGTAACAGTCTTTTTAAGTTTACATtatcaataaaatcaaactTAGTGAAAGATCGAGACCCCAAAGTAATCGTAATTGCAACATAACCATCGGGCGGGGGGTGCGCTTATCAACTAAACATGTCCACGTATATAAGTATAGGTGTATTAAGTAAGTGTGGGCAGTAGCTGGCTATAATACTTTAGAGTTATGATATCCGTGTATATCGTAAATGCGTATTATGCGTAGAGTTCGAAATAAGTATGCAACGAACGCAGGGTCGATGAGTTTTCAGCTCAGTTGGCATAGTTGTCGAATGAGCCCAAGTACTCCAATGCAGCGCGATAGCAGAAGTGATATTGATCCTAAATTAGTAAAAACAACAGATGTAAATTCTCCATGCGTCTATTAAAAATCTTGTGTGAAACCCACCTCGGTTTGCACCATAGCCGGTCGCTGGGAACGCAGGATGCGCACTGTCTGGAAGACATCCAGCACTCCCTCGTACTGCATCCGCTCTAGAACGATGCTCAGTGTGATGAAGACACCCGAACGTCCCACGCCCGCTGAACAGTGCACGGTGATGGGTCCATCCTGGCCAAACTGTTCCTTGGTCTTGTGCACCTGTCCGATGAAGTCAATGAAGCCTTCGCCCGACTTGGGCACCCCCTGCTCCGGCCAATCGATGAACTGGAACTGGCGCACCGTGCGCGAGGATCCATCTCGAGCATCAGTTACCTACAGACAAAGAggatttatttgttttccagttatttattattaaataaagtaTATTAAACTCACCTTAAACTCACGCAGCTTATACTGCGGCATGTTGTACTCAGCGATGGGATCCACGACATAATACTGATAGCGCACGGACCGCTCATGAGGCCAGTATTGGAAGCACTTCTCCTGTGAAAAGAAAAAGCATTAGTTTATATGAGGCTAAGGTTGAGGATTTAGTCTTAAACTAAATTACTACTGAATCTATAATCCAGAAAATACAAATGAGTGTGGTTAACTTACCCTGCCCATTTCCTTGAGCTTGGTCAGCATGACCACAATGGTGGAGTTGTGCTCCCAGAGCATGCGCCAGAAATCCTCTGCTGCATCCTGCACAGGACCCTGGGCGGCGATATAGGCCGATCGGTAGCGATAGCCGTCAATGAAGCTGGCGTTGACATAGTCGCTGCCCTCGATTCCATGGATGGGGGTCAGGTAGACACGACTCGATTCGTATGGCAGAATGTGGACCAGGCGGTTCTTGTGCTTGTTGCACGGCAGATTGGCCGTTACGAACTTGGACGAGTCCATCTTGACATTGGACAGCTTCTTGAACTCCACCTCCATGCCGGAGATGCTCTCGCCGGGCTCCGTGATCAGTAGCTTTTGCAGGTGCGTGTGCAGGTTGCGGGCCGGCACCTCCGTCATGCCACAGATGATGGCCTCAATGATGGCGTCATGGATGAAAATGTACTGATCCTCCGTCTGAACCATATAGTTGCGTTGCGCCCTCAGGCACGTGACATGCCCATAGATATCGATGATCTTCTCGTGCTTCATTCGCTCCAGCATCGAATCGATGACGATGTAGCAGCCGGTTCGACCCACTCCCGCCGAGCAGTGAACGATCACGGGTCCGGATTCCGGTGGCGTGAGAGCGCGACACCGGCGCAGGAACTGCAGGAACGGAGCCGGATGATCGGGCACCCCATGATCCGGCCAGGCGGTGAACTGCAGCTGCTTGATCTCGCGCCGATCGTTGAAGCCCTGCCGGCACAACTGGAACGTCCGTATGCTGTACGTGGCCAGCTCCTGCGTCTCCGTGATGGTCACAAAGATCTGGCCATAGGTCTCCGTTCCGCGAGTGGGCCAATACTGGTCGCACTTGATGCGTGTTCGCTCCTCCAGTCGCGTCATCATCACAATGGTGGCCGTTTTCAATTCCCAGCACATGCGCCAGAAGTCCACAAAGGTCTCCTGCAGCGGTCCCTGGGTGGCCACATAGGCGTTGTGCTTCCGATAGCCATCACAGTAGTTGGCATTGATGTAGTCCGATCCAACCACGCCCTCCACTGGCGGCAACTGGACACGGGAATGATCGTAGGCGGTGACATTGGCATAGCGATTCTTCGATTTATTGTGCTCCAGGTTGGAGTTGTCCCAGGTGAATTGCTGTCCCGGCTCAATGCTCTCATACTCCTGCGAGAACTTCTGATTGTCGTTGGCTTTGAGTCGTTCGATATGGTTAGCGAATTCCGAAATGGGTATGGGCGGATGGGAAATCATGCCGGGTGTCTGGAAGTTAAGACGCCTCATGTCAACGGGATCGCTAGGAGTTGGTCCGGCTCCCAAATCGGCGGCCATCAAGGGTCGAGTAACGGCCGCTTGATCCGGGGTTTTGCATGGCTGACGGCGACGTTTCACCACACAGAGAACAATCAACGCGGTGGACACGATGAAAGTGGATACCATTAGCGGGAGCACCACCCACAAGATCTCTGGTTCGTCCTTGTTGCGATTCACTGACACCTCCGGCTCCGCGGGCCAATTGGGATCGGGGCGGTGGGGCCGCTCACCTGGCGGAGCTTCCCGCATGTCCAGCGATAGGAACTCTGAGAAGGGACTGGAGGTGTAGAGATGCTTCTGCGGCGTGTCCACCACAGCCCGCACAAAGATGCGGTAACGCTTCTCCCGCTCCAGCTTACGATTGGTAAAGTTATGGTAGTCATCACCCGATCCTAGGTGGAAGGTGAAGGGTATGGAACGCTGTGGAAACTTAGCCGCAATGTAGGGGGCATTAGGACGCTCTGGTTTGTTCCTACCCGGCAGCAGATCGTCGGTGAGGAACTGATCGGGTATTTTGTGCAGATTTGACTTGTCCTCCGGCACCACCACCAAGTAATAGTGCGAGATGGGTCCATATTCCTCCGAGGCCTGTGGCAGTATCACCAGAATCTCCTCGCCATTGACCACACCATAGAAATCCGGCTTGACCATCGGCTGTGGAGCTGCCATTTGGGTGGTCACCGTGATCTTGGTGGGCGGACGGTATGAATAATCCGATGGAATGGCACTCACGTTCACATTGTACGTGGTAAAGGGACTCAGTTCGTTTATCGTGTGGGTCTTCACATAGTGCTTCAGGATGATCTCGCGCTTGGGAACGATCTGGGTCTGCGAAAATCCCTGTGAGTCCACAAACACCTTCATGGCATCGAAGCTGATCTTGTAGTTAACCGGAGTTAGCCGAATGGGTGGCGACCAACTCAACGTCATTGAATGGGTGCTGACATCGTGGGCACGAAGATTAAGGGGCACATCCTCCGGCTTAATCCTTACCGTCACCTTCTCGCTAAGACGTCCCAATCCGTTCTTGAACCTCGCCGCAATGGCCACGGCATATTGGGCAAACTTCTCCAGATTGACCAGATCAGCGGATTCCGTCAGGCCAACCGTCTTCGTTTGCCAGTCGTCCAGATCCTCGACGGCGGTCATGGTGTAAAAAATTTTGTAGCCAAGCAACTTGCCTCGACTCGTCACCGGCTCCCACCAAATCTCCGCCGTTTGCTCGGAGGTGGCCTCCGCTTGCAGGGACATAGGTGCCCGGCCCATGTCGCGTTCCGTCTCCACGACCAACTTGTCACTGAAGGGACCGGCTCCCTGTTTCGTATAGGCCCTCACCCGGAAGATGTACTCGGTGTTCTCCTCCAGATTTGTGAAAACCGCCTTGCGGAGCGTCATATTCCTCTCAGAACCAAGGCCATGATCGATTTTCTTGTGGAACTGGACATCATAGCGGGTGATTATGCCATTCCGATGTTCCCTGGTAGGTGGATCCCACGTAACGCACAGAACATCCGGAGTTTGGAAGCGTATGGTGATGTTCGAGGGCGGTCCGCCGGGTGTGCCTTCTGGTGTCTGGAATATTTTTACCGTCTCCTGACCGATACCGATGTGATTACTGCCCGCCACCCGAAATTCATACTCCACTCCGCGTTCCAGGTTGTCGAAGCGCTTCTTGGTCATCTGGGGTCCCGATAGCATCTCCTCCTTCAAAGACTGATCCTTGACGCCCCATCGAAGTCGATAGCCACGCAATTCACCATAGGTCTGCGCCGGACGCTCCCACTCCAGTTCGATGGACACGATCGGTTCCCGCTCCATGATCTTCAGACTCACCGTTGGCCGAACTGGCACTCCGCCAGGGGTTTTCACCACAATCGCTGCACTCCGGTCGCCATCGCCTTTGCGGGTCAATGCGGCCACCTGGATGGAGTACTTGGTATCCGGCTGCAGGCCAGTGACATTGAACTCCAGCATGTCCACCACATCGAATTTAAAGGGTTCGTTGAGGAAACCCTTGCCCTGTTTGAAAATGTCAAATAGAGATGATTATAAGCAAATACAAATTAACTTTTCAAATTCgattttatttgattatgGTTTTTAAGAAGCTGTTCTTGGGCTATCCACAAAAAACATGGTTTTTTGGATATACCAACGgttaaaaaaagttaatttCGAATGTCTGTAATCTGTTAACTCTAATCTTGTTAATCTTTCCTAGTTCTCCCTTAAGAGACAGAAAACTCACCTCATCTCTCAGCTCCTGAGCATGTATGTGATAGCCACGAATAATACCATTGCGATCCTTTTCGAGTGGCGGTTTCCAACTGACATGTATCGATGTGGAGTTCAAGGGCGTGGCCTTAACATCTTGTGGATCTCCGGGCACTAAATGCGACGCCGAAGAAAATTGCGATTAGCTAAGGGTACTCACAAGGGCGAAAACAACTGGAGACATATATAGATAGCTTAACTTAAGACCTAAGGTTATTAACATTAACTTACTTAACACTGTAGTACATGAtcttatattatatatttttagtttacAGACAGGAGACTATGGCTTCTATTATACTAGGTGCTTAGAACCTATGAGTAATACATATACAAGAATATATGTGGTAGTACCAGAACAAACCTAGTTCCAAGTCAATGCCATCACCACATCACAGACAAAAACAGAttcgaattaaattaaaagtcgGAACTGGAGGAACCAAACAACCAAAGTGCTGCTTAGGTGCTAAATAATTGGTATGTGGTAGGGGTTGCTCAATAGGTGCTCAAAATTTAGTAGGAGGTGCAGTTTATACCTAGATATAGTATTATTTAAGATAGTATAGACCATTACTTAGGGAGTATGGTGGCAAAAAAGtacacaaaaaaatgttggcCATCGCAAACACTTGGATTTCGATGTCCATCTCGTTTCACTTAGCAAAAACAAACatgtaagcattcaaaaagtTGTTACTTGGTTGTGTGCAAAAAACATATAATGGTAAATCAAAAAATAgttcatatattttttctatacacGTATGCTGCTTATTTAAGAGCATTAAAAATCCTTGCCGACCTCTTAAATGGTTTGGTaagattttcaaaaaatgtcgAAATAGAGaaacatatcaaaaaacaaaagagaTGTGAATTCTTTTAGTTATCGGTCAAAACTTTCTGGACCAattcaaaaatatgtttttgggAAAAGAGTATAGGTATAGAAATAGAGATGTATAGTATAGATAGTATTTTGCTATGGGGCATTCTTAAACATAATACATAGTCAACCATTAAATATACTCACTCTTTTTCtctaaatagttttaaaatgttttatttgtattatataTTAGGATATAAACCACCATCCATTAAAGGTTGcgttcaaaaatcaaatttcGCAATAATTTCGTATTCACATCAAAAAAGTTTCaaaaagattttgttttttttttggtttttggttttttttttccattttgatTTGCATTCAAAAAAAGGTGCACGAAACAGAGCAATTGGTGCAAGGTGCGAGTGGCCAAGCAAAGttatttggttttgttttaatAGTATGTgaaaaaagatataaaatatAGGTATTTAGTTTACAGTATACAATTCCAAAAAGGGTTACTAGTGCACAAAAGTGGTTAAAATCCAGAAAGGGAAAGGTGAACAACTAAAGATGGAAAACATGATACAAAATCTACATATTTGTTGGCACACCGCTTTGATACTGTACAGTGTTCTTATGATTTTTCAATttactttgatttttttccAAAATTATGTGGTAGTTTGTAGATTTAGAACACCcaattaatataatttatgggTTAACTTAAATTTTACAAGTAACTTACCTCAATAAATTTTAAGATAATATGACACACATTTATAAAGCTTAATTATACCCTAAAATACTGGTTATCAACTACTTCTAAGTATATAGCTTATGGAGTTGTATCTTTCCAAtatattcatttaaaatattctttaaattGAGATCTCATATTTGATAATTTTGTACGTATACCATTCATTACTTAGACAATGATTCGCTGCCTGGCGG from Drosophila subpulchrella strain 33 F10 #4 breed RU33 chromosome 2L, RU_Dsub_v1.1 Primary Assembly, whole genome shotgun sequence includes:
- the LOC119548636 gene encoding tyrosine-protein phosphatase Lar isoform X2, with protein sequence MGLQMTAASPFAALSLLVLFLLTWTPTIVDAAHANYSDIPYIQYLTHPPEIIRKPQNQGVRVGGVASFYCAARGDPPPSIVWRKNGKKVSGTQSRYTVLEQPGGISILRIEPVRAGRDDAPYECVAENGVGDAVSADATLTIYEGDKTPAGFPVITQGPGTRVIEVGHTVLMTCKAIGIPTPNIYWIKNQTKVDMSNPRYSLKDGFLQIENSREEDQGKYECVAENSVGTEHSKATNLYVKVRRVPPTFSRPPETISEVMLGSNLNLSCIAVGSPMPHVKWMKGSEDLTPENEMPIGRNVLQLINIQESANYTCIAASTLGQIDSVSVVKVQSLPTAPTDVQISEVTATSVRLEWSYKGPEDLQYYVIQYKPKNANQAFSEISGIITMYYVVRALSPYTEYEFYVIAVNNIGRGPPSAPATCTTGDFSFGGTKMESAPRNVQVRTLSSSTMVITWEPPETPNGQVTGYKVYYTTNSNQPEASWNSQMVDNSELTTVSELTPHAIYTVRVQAYTSMGAGPMSTPVQVKAQQGVPSQPSNFRATDIGETAVTLQWTKPTHSSENIVHYELYWNDTYANQAHHKRISNSEAYTLDGLYPDTLYYIWLAARSQRGEGATTPPIPVRTKQYVPGAPPRNITAIATSSTTISLNWLPPPVERSNGRIIYYKVFFVEVGREDDEATTMTLNMTSIVLDELKRWTEYKIWVLAGTSVGDGPRSHPIILRTQEDVPGDPQDVKATPLNSTSIHVSWKPPLEKDRNGIIRGYHIHAQELRDEGKGFLNEPFKFDVVDMLEFNVTGLQPDTKYSIQVAALTRKGDGDRSAAIVVKTPGGVPVRPTVSLKIMEREPIVSIELEWERPAQTYGELRGYRLRWGVKDQSLKEEMLSGPQMTKKRFDNLERGVEYEFRVAGSNHIGIGQETVKIFQTPEGTPGGPPSNITIRFQTPDVLCVTWDPPTREHRNGIITRYDVQFHKKIDHGLGSERNMTLRKAVFTNLEENTEYIFRVRAYTKQGAGPFSDKLVVETERDMGRAPMSLQAEATSEQTAEIWWEPVTSRGKLLGYKIFYTMTAVEDLDDWQTKTVGLTESADLVNLEKFAQYAVAIAARFKNGLGRLSEKVTVRIKPEDVPLNLRAHDVSTHSMTLSWSPPIRLTPVNYKISFDAMKVFVDSQGFSQTQIVPKREIILKHYVKTHTINELSPFTTYNVNVSAIPSDYSYRPPTKITVTTQMAAPQPMVKPDFYGVVNGEEILVILPQASEEYGPISHYYLVVVPEDKSNLHKIPDQFLTDDLLPGRNKPERPNAPYIAAKFPQRSIPFTFHLGSGDDYHNFTNRKLEREKRYRIFVRAVVDTPQKHLYTSSPFSEFLSLDMREAPPGERPHRPDPNWPAEPEVSVNRNKDEPEILWVVLPLMVSTFIVSTALIVLCVVKRRRQPCKTPDQAAVTRPLMAADLGAGPTPSDPVDMRRLNFQTPGMISHPPIPISEFANHIERLKANDNQKFSQEYESIEPGQQFTWDNSNLEHNKSKNRYANVTAYDHSRVQLPPVEGVVGSDYINANYCDGYRKHNAYVATQGPLQETFVDFWRMCWELKTATIVMMTRLEERTRIKCDQYWPTRGTETYGQIFVTITETQELATYSIRTFQLCRQGFNDRREIKQLQFTAWPDHGVPDHPAPFLQFLRRCRALTPPESGPVIVHCSAGVGRTGCYIVIDSMLERMKHEKIIDIYGHVTCLRAQRNYMVQTEDQYIFIHDAIIEAIICGMTEVPARNLHTHLQKLLITEPGESISGMEVEFKKLSNVKMDSSKFVTANLPCNKHKNRLVHILPYESSRVYLTPIHGIEGSDYVNASFIDGYRYRSAYIAAQGPVQDAAEDFWRMLWEHNSTIVVMLTKLKEMGREKCFQYWPHERSVRYQYYVVDPIAEYNMPQYKLREFKVTDARDGSSRTVRQFQFIDWPEQGVPKSGEGFIDFIGQVHKTKEQFGQDGPITVHCSAGVGRSGVFITLSIVLERMQYEGVLDVFQTVRILRSQRPAMVQTEDQYHFCYRAALEYLGSFDNYAN